One part of the Tachysurus vachellii isolate PV-2020 chromosome 6, HZAU_Pvac_v1, whole genome shotgun sequence genome encodes these proteins:
- the LOC132847597 gene encoding caspase-6-like isoform X1: MFRVQKENGPEETECLGRVQKENADSPMEYKMDHKRRGNVLIFNQKNFQTNSSTRHGTDKDRDNLKRSFQDLGFNVKVYNDKRKKNVLQELHNAAEMDHTDADCFVCIFLTHGEEGQISAYDDMIKIEELTDLFRGDQCKSLVGKPKIFIFQACAGKKYETPVTGMAGGFAADEDDEEVEKAANIYTIPAGADFLMCYSSAMGFYSIRNKESGSYYIQDLCETLQKHGSTLEITELLTMVNLKVSQRDMYPEGREEKKKQMPCFTSMLTKKLHFSKNK; the protein is encoded by the exons GACCTGAAGAAACAGAATGTCTCGGCCGAGTGCAAAAAGAAAACG CTGATTCACCCATGGAGTACAAGATGGACCACAAGAGGCGAGGCAATGTACTAATCTTCAACCAGAAAAACTTTCAAACAAATTCAAGTACACGTCATGGcacagataaagacagagacaaCCTCAAAAGAAg TTTTCAGGACTTAGGATTTAATGTAAAAGTTTACAATGACAAACGTAAGAAGAACGTGCTACAAGAACTACATAACG CTGCTGAGATGGACCACACAGATGCCGACTGCTTTGTCTGCATTTTCCTGACTCATGGGGAAGAAGGGCAAATTTCTGcctacgatgatatgatcaagATCGAGGAACTAACTGATCTCTTCAGAGGAGATCAGTGCAAAAGTCTTGTAGGGAAGCCCAAGATCTTCATCTTCCAG GCATGTGCTGGTAAGAAGTATGAGACTCCTGTGACTGGCATGGCAGGAGGGTTTGCtgctgatgaggatgatgaggaggtGGAGAAAGCAGCTAACATCTACACCATCCCAGCAGGGGCAGATTTCCTCATGTGTTACTCTTCAGCAATGG GATTTTATTCCATTCGCAATAAGGAATCAGGATCATACTATATTCAGGACTTATGTGAAACACTGCAAAAGCATGGCTCAACCCTGGAGATCACTGAGCTCTTGACGATGGTCAACCTGAAGGTTTCCCAACGTGACATGTACCCAGAAggtagagaagagaaaaaaaaacagatgcccTGTTTCACCTCCATGCTGACTAAAAAACTCCACTTTTCCAAGAACAAGTAA
- the LOC132847597 gene encoding caspase-6-like isoform X2: MSRPSAKRKRKADSPMEYKMDHKRRGNVLIFNQKNFQTNSSTRHGTDKDRDNLKRSFQDLGFNVKVYNDKRKKNVLQELHNAAEMDHTDADCFVCIFLTHGEEGQISAYDDMIKIEELTDLFRGDQCKSLVGKPKIFIFQACAGKKYETPVTGMAGGFAADEDDEEVEKAANIYTIPAGADFLMCYSSAMGFYSIRNKESGSYYIQDLCETLQKHGSTLEITELLTMVNLKVSQRDMYPEGREEKKKQMPCFTSMLTKKLHFSKNK; encoded by the exons ATGTCTCGGCCGAGTGCAAAAAGAAAACG TAAAGCTGATTCACCCATGGAGTACAAGATGGACCACAAGAGGCGAGGCAATGTACTAATCTTCAACCAGAAAAACTTTCAAACAAATTCAAGTACACGTCATGGcacagataaagacagagacaaCCTCAAAAGAAg TTTTCAGGACTTAGGATTTAATGTAAAAGTTTACAATGACAAACGTAAGAAGAACGTGCTACAAGAACTACATAACG CTGCTGAGATGGACCACACAGATGCCGACTGCTTTGTCTGCATTTTCCTGACTCATGGGGAAGAAGGGCAAATTTCTGcctacgatgatatgatcaagATCGAGGAACTAACTGATCTCTTCAGAGGAGATCAGTGCAAAAGTCTTGTAGGGAAGCCCAAGATCTTCATCTTCCAG GCATGTGCTGGTAAGAAGTATGAGACTCCTGTGACTGGCATGGCAGGAGGGTTTGCtgctgatgaggatgatgaggaggtGGAGAAAGCAGCTAACATCTACACCATCCCAGCAGGGGCAGATTTCCTCATGTGTTACTCTTCAGCAATGG GATTTTATTCCATTCGCAATAAGGAATCAGGATCATACTATATTCAGGACTTATGTGAAACACTGCAAAAGCATGGCTCAACCCTGGAGATCACTGAGCTCTTGACGATGGTCAACCTGAAGGTTTCCCAACGTGACATGTACCCAGAAggtagagaagagaaaaaaaaacagatgcccTGTTTCACCTCCATGCTGACTAAAAAACTCCACTTTTCCAAGAACAAGTAA
- the LOC132847597 gene encoding caspase-6-like isoform X3 gives MEYKMDHKRRGNVLIFNQKNFQTNSSTRHGTDKDRDNLKRSFQDLGFNVKVYNDKRKKNVLQELHNAAEMDHTDADCFVCIFLTHGEEGQISAYDDMIKIEELTDLFRGDQCKSLVGKPKIFIFQACAGKKYETPVTGMAGGFAADEDDEEVEKAANIYTIPAGADFLMCYSSAMGFYSIRNKESGSYYIQDLCETLQKHGSTLEITELLTMVNLKVSQRDMYPEGREEKKKQMPCFTSMLTKKLHFSKNK, from the exons ATGGAGTACAAGATGGACCACAAGAGGCGAGGCAATGTACTAATCTTCAACCAGAAAAACTTTCAAACAAATTCAAGTACACGTCATGGcacagataaagacagagacaaCCTCAAAAGAAg TTTTCAGGACTTAGGATTTAATGTAAAAGTTTACAATGACAAACGTAAGAAGAACGTGCTACAAGAACTACATAACG CTGCTGAGATGGACCACACAGATGCCGACTGCTTTGTCTGCATTTTCCTGACTCATGGGGAAGAAGGGCAAATTTCTGcctacgatgatatgatcaagATCGAGGAACTAACTGATCTCTTCAGAGGAGATCAGTGCAAAAGTCTTGTAGGGAAGCCCAAGATCTTCATCTTCCAG GCATGTGCTGGTAAGAAGTATGAGACTCCTGTGACTGGCATGGCAGGAGGGTTTGCtgctgatgaggatgatgaggaggtGGAGAAAGCAGCTAACATCTACACCATCCCAGCAGGGGCAGATTTCCTCATGTGTTACTCTTCAGCAATGG GATTTTATTCCATTCGCAATAAGGAATCAGGATCATACTATATTCAGGACTTATGTGAAACACTGCAAAAGCATGGCTCAACCCTGGAGATCACTGAGCTCTTGACGATGGTCAACCTGAAGGTTTCCCAACGTGACATGTACCCAGAAggtagagaagagaaaaaaaaacagatgcccTGTTTCACCTCCATGCTGACTAAAAAACTCCACTTTTCCAAGAACAAGTAA